In one window of Tenrec ecaudatus isolate mTenEca1 chromosome 3, mTenEca1.hap1, whole genome shotgun sequence DNA:
- the LOC142443230 gene encoding programmed cell death protein 10-like encodes MRMTMEEMKNEAETTSMVSMPLYAVMYPVFNELERVNLSAAQTLRAAFIKTEKENPGLTQDIIMKILEKESVDVNSTESLLRLAADDVEEYMIELPEPEFQDLNEKARALKQILSKIPEEINDRVRFLQTIKDIASAIKELLDTVNNVFKKYQYQNRRALEHQKKEFVKYSKRFSDTLKTYFKEGKAINVFISANRLIHQTSLILQTFKTVA; translated from the exons ATGAGGATGACAATGGAAGAGATGAAGAATGAAGCTGAGACCACTTCCATGGTTTCTATGCCTCTCTATGCAGTCATGTATCCTGTCTTTAATGAGCTAGAACGAGTAAATCTGTCTGCAGCGCAGACGCTGAGAGCAGCTTTCATTAAGACTGAAAAGGAAAACCCCGGTCTTACCCAGGACATCATTATGAAAATTCTAGAGAAAGAAAGTGTAGACGTTAACTCCACCGAGTCCCTTCTCCGTCTGGCAGCGGATGATGTCGAAGAGTATATGATTGAACTACCAGAACCAGAGTTCCAGGACCTCAATGAAAAGGCACGCGCACTGAAGCAAATCCTCAGTAAGATCCCGGAGGAGATCAATGACAGAGTGAGGTTTTTGCAGACAATCAAGGATATAGCTAGTGCAATAAAAGAACTTCTTGACACAGTGAATAATGTCTTCAAAAAATATCAATACCAGAATCGCAGGGCACTTGAACACCAAAAGAAAGAATTTGTAAAGTACTCCAAAAGGTTCAGTGATACTCTGAAAACTTATTTTAAGGAAGGCAA GGCAATAAATGTGTTCATAAGTGCCAACCGACTAATTCATCAAACCAGCTTGATACTTCAGACCTTCAAAACTGTGGCCTGA